A window of the Phragmites australis chromosome 20, lpPhrAust1.1, whole genome shotgun sequence genome harbors these coding sequences:
- the LOC133901958 gene encoding uncharacterized protein LOC133901958, which translates to MEDMEPKNAATGPTFAPPLFSFSNPGGASFGFGFGFDSGAPPPPPPPAVEVLLSEESPVAVASLEPVMVDDSLSIYKGRVSTADVFAVKNSDLVPGKYEGGLKLWEGSLDLVKTLNSEIKGDRLLLEGKRVLELGCGHGLPGIFAGLKGAGLIHFQDFNAEVLKCLTIPNVKVNLFKETSEGTCTSSSVGFFAGDWSEMDKLLLCGDAEKDKTTGGDTEDKTYNGYDIILMAETIYALSSLPNLYRLIKKCLHYSGGVVYMAGKKHYFGVGGGTRQFLRLVEEDGAMQPELLNDVADGSSNVREVWKFSFK; encoded by the exons ATGGAGGACATGGAGCCCAAGAACGCCGCAACCGGCCCCACCTTCGCCCCCCCgctcttctccttctccaaCCCCGGCGGCGCCTCTTTCGGCTTCGGTTTCGGGTTCGACTCCggcgctcctccgccgcccccgccgcctgCCGTTGAGGTCCTTCTCTCCGAG GAATCGCCCGTCGCAGTCGCCAGCTTGGAGCCGGTGATGGTCGATGACTCCCTGTCGATTTATAAG GGGAGAGTGAGTACAGCTGATGTTTTTGCGGTAAAAAACTCTGATTTGGTCCCAGGAAAATATGAAG GTGGGTTGAAGCTGTGGGAAGGTTCATTAGACTTGGTGAAGACCCTAAATTCTGAGATCAAAGGCGATAGATTGCTTCTAGAAGGCAAACGTGTATTAGAG CTTGGATGTGGACATGGCCTCCCTGGCATCTTTGCAGGTCTTAAG GGTGCTGGCCTGATTCATTTCCAAGATTTCAATGCTGAGGTGCTTAAGTGCCTCACCATACCAAATGTAAAAGTGAATCTTTTCAAGGAGACATCTGAAGGAACATGCACATCTAGTAGTGTTGGTTTCTTTGCTGGTGATTGGAGTGAAATGGATAAGCTGCTTCTTTGTGGGGATGCTGAGAAAGACAAAACAACTGGTGGTGATACAGAAGATAAAACGTATAATGGCTATGATATCATACTGATGGCTGAGACTATCTATGCATTATCTTCTCTTCCAAATCTCTACAGGCTCATCAAGAAG TGCTTGCACTACTCTGGGGGTGTGGTTTACATGGCAGGGAAAAAGCATTACTTTGGAGTAGGTGGTGGCACAAGGCAGTTTCTACGCTTGgttgaagaagatg GCGCCATGCAACCTGAGCTGCTGAATGATGTTGCTGATGGATCATCCAATGTTAGGGAGGTTTGGAAATTCTCATTCAAATAG